From the Papilio machaon chromosome 13, ilPapMach1.1, whole genome shotgun sequence genome, the window TTTTTAATCGATTAACTTGCACCAGACATTTTCAAATGTTATCCTATTAttacatcatttaattttaaatattataatagtaagGGCACCATGACTAGAACGTATTTAGCgtagattattaatttagttcaTTCTAACAAGACAAGGCCTAAATATGCAAAcaaatatcgataaaattataaggCGGCTCtacactattttaattttcatttaaatattacagttttgtAGAAATGGtgcgataaaaaataaatcggtACTCTCAATTCGGTCCATATTGTATCTATATTTCGAAGCCCCCAGCCAACAAGTCGGTAATGTGCTATTACGGACTTTTTGCTGTTATATCAAATTTGGCATCTACGGGTTGGGATACACctttgtgaatttttttcgtatttttccTGTGTTTTATTTAGGTCAAAAATGAtaagcatttatatttttatttattttatattttttattatgctttttaattaatagcttGGATTCTATTATTGAGATAAATTAAACGTATGACTAGATAGACCAAAAAATTAGCTTTCATTTGATGCCTTATTGTCATCATAATTTGCAggcgttaaataaatatgaatcgAAACAGTTTTTCGTCTCTcctataaaatttgtattttgcgATTACGGACATATTGGCTGGGAGCGTCGAAatgattactatttttaatatcactaaGTCTGtagattttattactttacgtCAATTCATTATCTCCCTTTTTCCTATAAAGTGACGTCATAGTATATATTACTCTTAcatctatcagccgtcatatgacttattttctttctgtggTATATTAGCTTTTACACAATTCAACCATACTTTTTTCGGTCTTCCTGTTTAATACAAAAGTCATTTACTTATACACATAGATGCAGTATCAATTTAATTCAGTATACTTGACTGAGATAgacttgaaaattaaatacataattgtacatatcgacgctggaaagcataaacgctgtaaccctgtAAGAGTTGCTATAaaggttacagcgtttatgctttccggcgtcgatataataaatattttaatacggtAAAAAGCAAGCAACGAGCCTTATTCTAGCCCACACTGTTTTCAGTTTTGTGGTAtcttacaaagaaaatttttctttttcagatTTGGTTTATCTatcttaaaaatctattttatagtACGAAAAAAGAAGCTTTTATCTCATTAGAATTTTATTCTACTTCTAACGCCATCTTTTAGAAAAtcataaaactaataatattccatatttaataatctatagataaaaatgtattttattaaaaaattatatataacaaattatgGCCGACCTTCGCGAAGCCTGCTGTTTAGAATTAGGCATTATGtacaagttaatatttttcagatattttatgattataattattgaaaacaacaaatgttttatccactttaataaattaacacacAAGCAAGGCACTTTTATATGTTATGCATCATTTTTATCTTCAGTTATTCAAAAAGcacatttaaagttttataaaaaatatttgaaaatccTAGGTTGctctatttttaaacagttattaattactataaaaaatgtaataattataatgtaagtgattaaataaaattaataaattgaaaaaaatattttttaatttttttatatcatattgtgatatacattgtaaaaatgtaaatcacAATATGATATTACTATACATATAGTGAACTGACCTTGGCCATTATATTCTGTACTTGTACTTAAATCTTCATCAGTTTGGATACCACATCGCATACCAACtatattggtttttttttaaatcagaatCTTAAGGTGTTCTTGCAATGAGATTATAGTGTCTCTGAGGATgattaatttactttgatgATGTTTATGAAGTatcgaattaattttgaatgagGTTTAAATGTACTTATTGGACGGTTGTCATAGTGTCGGCCGTGTGTGCATAACGAACAACTACGAACTATCGAGAATCtgtcttgtaaaaaaaaataatctaaaaaataagtatcacAATTAAGgtgttttattagtttttgaattgattaCAGTTGGCTATGTGCGCACActaaacttaaaaacattaaatacattacttttttgtttgccAACACCTCAATGTTGTTTAatgatttactttttatgtagtTTGAAGAATAAAGTAGGattagaaacaattttatttatattgtaattcaaaaacaatcACGATTCACAATATTCGATTGCAAGTTCTATGAGAACAACCTTCAGAAATCGAAATGATTCATAACCGATTTTACTAACCCATCACTAGTGAAATGCCgcatcgcatttataataatagtaagatgtATTCAAGTGTCATGGTATTCGACAATGCTGTCCGGCGGCCTctcaatccggtaataataagtaattaacgAGCCTAGGCTCCTAAGCGAGCCTTCTAGCCTAGTTGCtcttaaaataagttaagactaagcgccatctgcgcccttttcaaggcaaacagtgactactcagtcaaaAAAACCCAGTGCCtacaaaatgatataaaaataagaataagcCCGACTAACCGACAATAAGTCCACGTAAGAATATAAAACGAAACCTAGACCTTCAAAATTGGTCTCGATGTTTTGCCGATAATACTATCTGAATCGCTGggcatcttatatatatatatatatatatatattgttctaagttcagatatccttgtttgactattaGTTGCAATGAAATGGGTACATGCAAGAATAACATCTTCCTGTCAGACAGGCATAATAACTAAGGTAGgtgaaaaaaaacttccaatttcacttaatttactattataactttacatattgtaagaataacttaaacaagaaatagttaacattaaaaaaacaacccCACTGAAGGTGCCCCTAAAATGCTAGTGAGCAAAATCATATTAACTTCATACTTGATTACATCATTTGAGCTACAGATCAAATGAAATGGACATACATTTCAACTCAAGTTCTAAGCaatgctttatttaaatcgacAATATATTTACACAGTTTTAATCTTgacttgaaataatatttatagaaagaCCGTTATCAGACCCTAaatcaaactaaaattatgacagcccactagcgccctcctgagAATTGCAAACAGACACAAGATTTTTCCGACCCAGATTAGCTTGGGGCTCTGTATAATATGAACagatacataaaaacattacatgtCAGTGgagcaaaaataataaaaatcttaatacttattaaatcataaattattccattactaaaacattttgaaaggTAAGTCAACATCTTTCCTCCAGATCTTGCTATCTGACTTGACATCTAGACCAATTCTTTCATATTAAACGAtaagatgaaaataaatcttagACTTATGTAGTTATTTCTCATGAACCTTTCCTTAATTTAAGGACAAAGAACTACCACAGCACCCATGTGGCCGACACCTACTGGGTATGTGATATGAATGTAAGAGTGTACCACACCATTTGTCATACACAAGTCATATTTTATGAGTCTCCATTCATCCATTCACCATCCATAGCTACTTCAACCTTTCCTAAAATTGAATGTATATCAGAACTACCAgatgtattttctttttcatttaaatttgccTCTGTGGTTGGAGGAGGTGAAGCCGGTGTGGATTTTTCTGTGTCTAAAATGTTCATCTTCGTAATGTAAATCATatccattatattttttttcagctCTATCACTTCTTTTCTTGATTTTATATCACGTAGTTCACTCGCAACTGCTTCTCCAAAAATGGAAAACTCATCTTTTTTCTGTCTGTTTATTATTGCATTTGATGCAtggtttaataaattcaatgttttCATCTGGTTCACACTATTTCTCATCTTTGACCTTCTCGACAGCTGTGATTGTTGTGTGTTTGTTGGGGATAGATTTGAGCTGGAGTCATAAGGATCACCATATTCTTCCTTTTTATTTGGAGTGAATGTAAtctgaaaataacaaatattaattttataaaatcgttTCATTTTAATCAAGTTTGCCTAACAGGGTGAAAAGAAGTTTATCTAGTTTTTTCtagttaattgaaaaaaatatgttataaaaaacattcaatagtatattacttatttttccCAACTATATTTGCgtcaaaataacttaattcaaAAGCAGTAAGAAGTTACAGTAACCTGCAGCAACAATAGGTGTGTTTATTCAGATTGTTTGAACAGATGTACGTGGGTTTGTTGATTTTGTGGCCCGAAAGCCAAAAGAGAAATGACAACctcaaaatttaacaataccCAGTGCTTGAAGTAGCAACCGTTAATTTTACGGCggaatatttgaataaacactatttaatctataagtcaaataaaatctaCATATTTAATGCAGACATGTTGTTGGTTTCTATGTTAATAGtcctatatttttaatacaatttttaggGAGACAGAACTTACAAATTACCATTAGGTATGCTGTATGCTCTATGCAAAAGCAATTTACGATAAACAaccgaaatttaaaatttgttgtaattttttttaatcaaaataacaaagaagTTTTGAAcaagttcattaaaaaaaataacattaagctAATAggaaaatttttgaaaactaATCTTTATGTACAAACCATCAATTTTATGGTTACTGATAATATGCTATTGTTACAAGTAATCCCTCTAAGGTTATTTATTGCATAGGCTGGTTATCACGCAattttgtacatacatatttgaaCTTACTGTAAACGAATCTTTAGCAGGTTTGGGACTACTGTTATCTTTTAAGAAGTGCAGAAGATCATAAGCATACCAACTGGATGTTGGCTGTTCATAGCCCGCATGTGTCTTcgttctaattttatttatctctcTATTGTACTGAGTTCTTAAagataccatttttttttccacaGCTCTTGTATCTGTATTTGATTCTTGGGCTATATAGTCCAAAGCCTCGCGACGTTTCTGTcggtttttaaaatctttgttttgacTGTTCCATAAACATGGAAATccttttaaaagatttataaattttattgtttcggCTTTTGTCCACTCCATGTTCATCGCGACGTTGcgtaaacaaaagaaacacgTTCTCAAACAAGTTTCGACTAAATCAAAGTGCAATGTGAATGTCAAACTTGACAATaacaattcatttatttgatttatattttaaatgtactttatcAACGCTAAAGCAAAAAGAGGGAATGAGATATcgacaaattttatattcaaatcaAAATAGCGACATTTGTACGAGGTGGAAACTAGTCTCACAACACAATCACAACATGTCATGAAATTTTTCCATACTATGTGTGTGTTTCGTAACTTCACAGTTCACAGTAAACCAAAGAGAAagagttaaaaacaaaagtccGGCTTCCATAGATTACAGACTGTAGTGATATGAATGAATGTCTGTACTGAAatagtttaaacattttttaacaagACTGATCTGAAAAGCAAATGaacttttatgttaatattctATTTGAGATGGTATTATACATACGTTTCAAAATACGAATtctaaaagaagaagaaatatttgtcaaatataaacaaaaagttgtaaaattaaaaaaaaacgcgcaCACCAGCGATTTTTGTATGCATGCCTTCATTAAgaagttttaatttcaatttagtgTAGTATGATATGCACATGTGTGAATGTCATCTTTTCCTCACCTCGCGTAAAATTAAACTCAAAAGTTAAAATGCAAGGGTGGTTCTATGCCTTCTATGCCTAGTCCGTTAATCTATTGTCAAAGTTGCgaccacagataaaaaaaggCAGCATCCCTGAGATTAAGAATTAAGCatcacttaatttttatttgctctTTGGTAACCTTGGAAcacaagtctatgacacggtaataataataccgtgagtgagagagatacagttatacacaattcctgtgacgtgacaaagacagggataactatcttccgtccctttctgcgtaccagggtttgggctttgtttggaacaaaggttgtcccctacaaacaacctaggttgtccctaacaaagtttgacattcgtgctatttttcgaaaattgtgagtacttagtggctgtaattgtgcaaaaatattttgatattacagttttagtaaggtaaagtttataaaacatggtatactgctgtatcgtcggttgtaaaagccgtagtgagcgaaaagagaaaaacataacctttcactcgtaagtactgaaactacgcacttattcacatgtattcatacaaaataaggaagaaaatacaaactagttgttctttacagtctttgtaataactaatatgttaaaatacgggtaaaatcagctaaaataaaatagtatttttcgaacattatgcgcccaaacgcagatgtcatttgtgtcaaataatatactgtagatctgggaaacaagcggccatattaaacttcttttcaaattggttggttattacccgtaaaaataataccaccatcttgttgtaaaaattaccctgaatttaggggaaataaattatagtatgtataatgtatataaatgaaacaattcacattttttatactattttcaacagatttcaaaaggagtttttaattctggtatatgctgtgtttttaaatatttgatactttcttatcccgttgattttaaagagtatgctttttaatttgtcccatgtaaattttgtttcttagaaattacaatcaaaatagtttaatattaagtagttttacatgtagtgttcactgtaatgatatacagagtaatttaaaattatatgactataatattggtatgttttttgtagctttttatgaagacttagggcttcgtgcatatcgaagaaaaataggacatcgtttgaatgctcgtctaatggacctaagactgaagagatgccgcgctttgttgaagcagtacgcgggaaaaaaatatcgggaaattctttttttggagtcactcaagacatccttgattaaggcagccgccgatattgacatggacctcgttcgtgctgtgatagacgactggccgagcagattgaaggcctgtattcaaaatcacggatgtcattttgaataaactttagtgtcataagaatctatgttttgttaagttcattttggtatataaatggtcacataatgaataaacttgtttcaattattttatattaaacatgtaacagaatttatgacctgactaagtattactaaaaaaatctgtttatgtaatcttagtcacataaacaaaaattacgcaatgttttttatatttattacgtttattaattacaatttaattgggaatatataaattggtctatattaaattatatcgtaattattcattttcgggacaaaacaaataactggtaaccccaatccttttacatatatatagatatagtctatagtactctctatctgtcccttacgggtgaacgcgcatgccatatctatataattcttcatctgagttGGAACagcacaaaattattaaaaaacatagctatttttttatctatggtTGAGTAAAGTGAGGTTAAGTTTAACAGTTTttcataaaagttaaaattgtgaaaatgaattatatataaaattgatattattagCGTAGCTgagtttgatttaaaaatggaagATCAGACTACGGCAGAGACAGGGCCTGTTGATAATGCGTGGGCGATAAAAATTCCGAAATTTACCCCAGAAGATAATCCTCATGGTCTTCTAGAAGAAAGCAAATTTGCGACTTTATTTCCTAAATATCgtgaacaatatttaaaagaatgttGGCCACTTgtgcaaaaagttttaaaagagcATCATATAATAGCAGAATTAGATCTCATAGAAGGAAGCCTAACCGttaaaacaacaaagaaaacatgggatccttatattattatcaaagcAAGAGACTTTATGAAACTGCTTTCTAGAAGTGTACCATTCGAACAAGCTTCCAGAGTACTTGATGATGAAATTGGATGTgacattatcaaaataaactcATTTGTTCGCAAAaaggaaacatttttaaaaagaaggcAACGTCTTATTGGTCCAAATGGAGTGACACTTAAATCTATAGAACTATTAACTGAATGTTATGTTCTTGTGCAAGGTAACACAGTTTCAGCTGTTGGTCCATATAAAGGCCTTATTCAAGTAAGGCGTATTGTAGAAGACACTATGAAAAACATTCACCCAATGTACAATATTAAGAGTTTAATGATTAAAAGAGAATTAATGAAAGACCCTAGACTAAAAAATGAAAGCTGGGATAGGTTCTTGCCTAAATTTAAGAGTAAAAATGTACCTAGGAAGCAACCGAAACAAAAGGTCAAGAAGAAGCCTTACACTCCATTCCCACCACCGCAGCCTGAAAGTAAAATTGACCAACAACTGGCCAGTGGAGAATACTTCCTGAAGGATGAACAGAAGAGAGCTAAACGACGACATGAAAAGGAAGAAAAACAATTGCAAAATAAGAAAGTACGAGAAGAAGAGAGAAAGAAAGATTACATACCACCtcaagaaaaagtaaaagacaGTATCCCTGATACCAATGAACCTActgttgatataaataaatttaaggcTAAAATGAAAAAAGCATCCAAGCAACAAAAACTTGTAACAAAATCATGAttttacaattcaataaataatttgttaaacttTATTTCCGTAGCTTTAATTTTGGTACTTGAGTATTTTTCCcaataaatgtatttccaTTGATAAAAGGTTGTAGTGCTTTgggtataattattttaccctTTGGATCTTGATGTGTTTCAAGCAATGCAATCAGCATTCTAGGAATAGCACATGCAGTACCATTCAAAGTGTGAACATAATTTTCTTGGTTATTTTCAGTG encodes:
- the LOC106710572 gene encoding uncharacterized protein LOC106710572 — its product is MNMEWTKAETIKFINLLKGFPCLWNSQNKDFKNRQKRREALDYIAQESNTDTRAVEKKMVSLRTQYNREINKIRTKTHAGYEQPTSSWYAYDLLHFLKDNSSPKPAKDSFTITFTPNKKEEYGDPYDSSSNLSPTNTQQSQLSRRSKMRNSVNQMKTLNLLNHASNAIINRQKKDEFSIFGEAVASELRDIKSRKEVIELKKNIMDMIYITKMNILDTEKSTPASPPPTTEANLNEKENTSGSSDIHSILGKVEVAMDGEWMNGDS
- the LOC106710561 gene encoding KRR1 small subunit processome component homolog, translated to MEDQTTAETGPVDNAWAIKIPKFTPEDNPHGLLEESKFATLFPKYREQYLKECWPLVQKVLKEHHIIAELDLIEGSLTVKTTKKTWDPYIIIKARDFMKLLSRSVPFEQASRVLDDEIGCDIIKINSFVRKKETFLKRRQRLIGPNGVTLKSIELLTECYVLVQGNTVSAVGPYKGLIQVRRIVEDTMKNIHPMYNIKSLMIKRELMKDPRLKNESWDRFLPKFKSKNVPRKQPKQKVKKKPYTPFPPPQPESKIDQQLASGEYFLKDEQKRAKRRHEKEEKQLQNKKVREEERKKDYIPPQEKVKDSIPDTNEPTVDINKFKAKMKKASKQQKLVTKS